In Scophthalmus maximus strain ysfricsl-2021 chromosome 5, ASM2237912v1, whole genome shotgun sequence, a single window of DNA contains:
- the xrn1 gene encoding 5'-3' exoribonuclease 1 translates to MGVPKFYRWISERYPCLSEVVKEHQIPEFDNLYLDMNGIIHQCSHPNDEDVHFRISEEKIFADIFHYLEVLFRIIKPRKVFFMAVDGVAPRAKMNQQRGRRFRSAKEAEDKIKKALEKGEVLPTEARFDSNCITPGTDFMARLQEQLKYFVNNKISTDTLWHNVRVYLSGHETPGEGEHKIMEFIRSENATPEHNPNTRHCLYGLDADLMMLGLTSHEPNFSLLREEVRFGGKKSQKRITAPEETTFHLLHLSLMREYIDYEFSSLRNHIGSDYDLERIIDDWILMGFLVGNDFIPHLPHLHINHDALPLLYKTYITVLPSLGGYLNENGHLNLRTFEKYLEKLAEFDREHFNDVFVDLKWFESKVGNKYLNEAAGLAAEKEAACKGANKSQDSSLGLAALTPSDGVTGKGKGTVGDDDEEEEDDMFETEFRQYKRTYYMTKMGVDVVSDEFLARQAKCYVEGIQWILHYYYHGVQSWSWYYPYHYAPFLSDIRNIAGLKLTFDLGKPFMPFQQLLAVLPAASKELLPTSYRPLMTSEISPIIEYYPLDFKTDLNGKQQEWEAVVLIPFIDERCLLAAMEPCNHKLTKEEKARNCHTECEVYTYDGEMDFPYTSPLPHLFPDIIHCHARNAYIPMDAWHVPLDHVSRRLDRSALYFCGFPTLQHIKHKYFKRKSGVVVFQQSSRGENMMLEILPSEEGEMLCDDVAAQVLGKSVFVNWPHLEESRIIAVSDGETKFSLEEPPGVQRVYDSPSTPPPTRVVCLSDKEQKDWVKDVQGITEHFLKRKGIMVNETEVVLYGQLLTGRKYVPKANGAVELEKQWAKQVLPFAFQTVVKDIEAFYSSLTCFKSLDELFPQATTVFMVGNPYYGAMGEVQDSSDVIKDGRVRVVFNVPHEPQLEPLIQNQHKYCVRYSPGYVLASRLGTTSYLVSRFSGSIFIGRGSKRNPCGEQKANVGLNLKFNKKNEEVPGYTKRTEKEWVYSAAVEELLGEYLDRFPEVFNTVSRNSHDDVFYEDDIWPGVDQNGAEKVAEITSWLKGHPVSSISRASCDLQVLDSAIVERIEDAVEKAKVKKSTKKVRVTVKPHLLFRPLEQQQGVVPDPDAEYRLFDRVVNIRESFTVPLGLRGTVVGIKGAEREAEVLYEVLFDEDFAGGLNVRSSSPRGYRVPPCALINLSHGGRADHTSHKLTAIVKPQPVAGANFHSQRQLAGLNHSPRSPFIPMQHNNKQGVVKAASQGNRNSPSKGPFQKQQGRSKEEYSNAWQSPQNMGPPNKPPAHWQNNEGHSQQGRNHTNPNKSVPVGGIRLLKKNEDVDSLFPSQNTANKASTEFEDLIASLKISAGNQQTPPPPAPPQVPASHSDVPLSPQSFAMKGTLVLKEMLKIDSSGGGSPPNQDTTNTTPSGGQQQNRRRSSKKLAAKMNAPQGDTGSPAPATSSNLTNAVLTSKVSELACVCVGLGMAPPDFSFIGNRQGLVVCQVKLSNGLMVHGPQCQSENDAKEKAAFFALQRLNSLGSGFPLPPPLYPGMGPIRPQSMGAMAPRVFNQQGGLLLPPQGYAPAHMWGMPLPPHHQGQSFYGAPGTFPGAARPQPAATAPPIGSHNQFIPLQVTKKRVSANKKNQDTREFYSAAHTVARNQSHKAQYQPSGQSQIQSEPQSGQGNQQHQHAANSNASLSSLTEAVSTTTAAPHTPPRQNVPATGHTPGSASKRRHRKLAVNFEAAKVSE, encoded by the exons ATGGGGGTGCCGAAATTTTACCGATGGATATCCGAGCGCTACCCTTGTCTCAGTGAAGTTGTCAAGGAGCACCAG ATCCCAGAGTTTGACAATCTCTACCTGGACATGAACGGGATCATCCACCAGTGCTCGCACCCGAACGATGAGGACGTGCACTTTCGCATCTCGGAGGAAAAGATTTTTGCCGACATCTTCCATTACCTGGAGGTGCTCTTCCGGATCATCAAGCCCCGCAAGGTCTTCTTCATGGCCGTGGATGGCGTGGCGCCGCGGGCGAAGATGAACCAGCAGAGGGGAAGGAGATTCAG gtCTGCCAAAGAAGCAGAGGATAAGATCAAAAAAGCCCTGGAGAAAGGGGAGGTCCTTCCTACTGAGGCTCGCTTCGATTCCAACTGTATCACTCCAG GCACTGACTTCATGGCGAGGCTTCAGGAGCAGCTCAAATATTTTGTCAACAACAAGATCTCCACGGACACACTATGGCACAACGTCCGAGTCTACCTGTCGGGTCATGAG ACACCAGGGGAAGGGGAACATAAGATCATGGAGTTCATTCGCTCTGAAAACGCAACGCCAGAGCACAACCCGAATACCCGACACTGTCTATACGGCCTGGATGCCGACCTG ATGATGTTGGGTTTAACCAGCCACGAGCCAAATTTCTCTCTGCTCAGAGAAGAGGTCCGCTTCGGAGGAAAGAAATCCCAGAAAAG GATAACGGCTCCAGAGGAGACAACTTTTCACTTACTTCACTTGTCTCTGATGAGGGAGTACATCGACTACGAGTTCTCTTCGCTcagg aaTCACATTGGCTCCGATTATGACTTGGAGCGAATTATAGACGACTGGATTCTAATGGGCTTCCTCGTGGGAAATGATTTCAtccctcatctccctcatcTCCACATCAACCATGATGCTTTGCCATTGTTGTACAAGACCTACATCACTGTGCTACCCAGCTTGGGGG GGTATCTGAATGAAAACGGCCATTTAAACCTCAGAACTTTTGAGAAGTACCTGGAGAAGCTTGCTGAG TTTGACCGGGAACATTTTAACGACGTGTTTGTGGACCTGAAGTGGTTTGAGAGTAAAGTTGGAAACAAGTATTTGAACGAGGCAGCCGGACTCGCAGCAGAGAAGGAGGCGGCTTGCAAAGGCGCCAACAAGTCGCAG GATTCTTCCCTTGGTCTGGCAGCTCTTACACCATCAGATGGAGTGACTGGAAAAGGAAAGGGAACTGTGGGAgacgacgatgaggaggaggaggacgataTGTTTGAAACCGAGTTCAGACAGTACAAACGCACCTACTATATGACCAAGATGGGCGTGGATGTGGTGTCTGA CGAGTTTCTTGCCAGGCAGGCCAAGTGTTACGTGGAAGGCATCCAGTGGATCCTCCACTACTATTACCACGGGGTCCAGTCCTGGAGCTG GTACTACCCCTACCACTACGCCCCTTTCCTGTCTGACATCAGGAATATAGCCGGGCTaaaactgacctttgacctcggcAAACCCTTCATGCCCTTCCAGCAGCTTTTGGCCGTCCTGCCTGCCGCCAGTAAGGAGCTGCTGCCCACGTCTTATAGG CCCCTGATGACCAGTGAGATTTCGCCCATCATCGAGTACTACCCCCTTGACTTTAAAACGGACCTCAATGGCAAGCAGCAGGAGTGGGAGGCCGTGGTGCTCATCCCCTTCATAGACGAG AGGTGTTTACTAGCTGCCATGGAGCCCTGCAATCACAAGCTGACTAAAGAGGAGAAGGCCAGGAATTGCCACACGGAGTGTGAAGTCTACACGTATGACGGTGAAATGGATTTCCCGTACACCTCGCCCCTGCCTCACTTGTTCCCCGACATCATCCACTGCCACGCCag GAACGCATACATCCCCATGGACGCCTGGCATGTGCCTCTGGACCATGTCAGCAGGCGACTGGACCGCTCAGCTCTCTACTTCTGTGGCTTCCCCACTCTGCAACACATCAAACACAAG TACTTTAAGCGGAAGAGCGGGGTGGTCGTGTtccagcagagcagcagaggggagaACATGATGCTTGAGATCCTTCCCAGCGAAGAAGGAGAGATg TTATGCGACGATGTTGCTGCGCAAGTCCTGGGGAAGTCCGTGTTCGTGAACTGGCCCCATCTAGAGGAATCTCGCATCATTGCAGTGTCAGATGGAGAGACCAA GTTCAGTCTGGAGGAACCCCCTGGTGTCCAGAGAGTGTATGACAGCCCTTCAACTCCTCCGCCCACCAGAGTCGTCTGCCTGTCTGACAAGGAGCAGAAGGATTGGGTGAAAGATGTCCAGGGAATCACTGAACA CTTCCTGAAGAGGAAAGGCATCATGGTGAATGAGACGGAGGTCGTTTTGTACGGCCAGTTGCTGACGGGAAGGAAGTACGTCCCCAAAGCCAACGGAGCGGTGGAACTAGAGAAGCAGTGGGCCAAACAAGTTCTCCCTTTCGCCTTCCAGACCGTGGTCAAG GACATCGAGGCCTTTTACTCGTCTCTGACCTGTTTCAAGAGCTTGGACGAGCTTTTCCCTCAAGCAACCACCGTCTTCATGGTGGGGAACCCATACTACGGTGCCATGGGAGAG GTGCAGGATTCCAGCGACGTCATCAAAGACGGCCGAGTGCGCGTGGTCTTCAACGTGCCGCATGAGCCACAGCTGGAGCCACTTATCCAGAATCAGCAC aaATACTGTGTGAGGTACAGTCCTGGATACGTTCTGGCGTCTCGTCTCGGCACCACCAGCTACCTCGTGTCACGCTTCTCTGGAAGCATCTTCATCGGCAGAGGCTCGAAGAGGAA TCCCTGTGGGGAGCAAAAAGCCAACGTGGGCTTGAACCTGAAGTTCAACAAGAAGAATGAGGAGGTCCCTGGATACACCAAGAGAACTGAAAAGGAGTGGGTCTACTCCGCTGCTGTGGAGGAACTGCTCGGCGAATACCTGGACag ATTTCCTGAGGTATTCAACACAGTGTCCAGAAACAGTCACGATGACGTTTTCTATGAAGATGACATCTGGCCTGGAGTGGACCAgaatgg GGCTGAGAAAGTTGCTGAGATCACTTCGTGGTTGAAAGGTCACCCAGTGAGCTCCATCAGCAGGGCGTCGTGTGACCTGCAGGTGCTGGACTCCGCCATTGTGGAACGGATCGAGGATGCCGTGGAGAAAGCCAAG GTAAAGAAGAGCACCAAGAAAGTCCGTGTGACTGTCAAACCTCATCTGCTCTTCAGG ccgctggagcagcagcagggcgtGGTTCCGGACCCGGATGCAGAATATCGCCTGTTTGACAGAGTCGTCAACATCAGGGAGAGCTTCACTGTCCCACTGGGACTCCGAGGAACAGTTGTCGGAATTAAAGGAG CGGAGCGTGAGGCAGAGGTTCTCTATGAGGTACTGTTTGATGAAGACTTTGCTGGTGGTCTTAACGTCAG GTCATCTTCGCCTCGTGGTTACCGCGTCCCTCCCTGCGCCCTCATCAATCTCTCCCACGGAGGCCGGGCGGACCACACCTCCCACAAACTCACTGCAATTGTCAAACCTCAGCCTGTGGCCGGAGCCAACTTCCACTCACAACGCCAGCTGGCCGGCCTCAACCACTCGCCACGGTCACCGTTCATACCCATGCAG cacaacaacaaacaaggTGTGGTGAAGGCAGCCTCCCAGGGCAACAGGAACTCCCCCTCTAAGGGTCCCTTCCAGAAACAACAGGGCAGG AGCAAAGAGGAGTACAGCAATGCATGGCAGTCACCGCAGAACATGGGCCCTCCGAACAAACCTCCTGCTCACTGGCAGAAtaat GAAGGACACTCTCAACAGGGGAGGAACCACACAAACCCCAACAAAtct GTGCCAGTTGGTGGAATCAGACTGTTGAAGAAAAACGAAGATGTTGACTCCCTGTTCCCCTCACAGAACACCGCCAACAAG GCTTCAACTGAGTTCGAGGATCTCATTGCCAGTCTAAAGATCTCTGCAGGAAACCAGCagacgcctcctcctcctgctcctccgcaAGTTCCCGCCAGCCACTCAGACGTCCCGCTGTCTCCACAGTCCTTCGCCATG AAGGGAACACTTGTACTGAAGGAGATGCTGAAGATCGACAGTTCAGGCGGAGGAAGTCCCCCTAACCAGGACACTACCAACACCACCCCCTCTGGAGGTCAGCAGCAGAACAGGAGACGGTCGTCCAAGAAACTAG cgGCAAAGATGAATGCCCCCCAGGGTGACACAGGTTCCCCTGCGCCAGCCACGTCCAGCAACCTCACCAATGCTGTACTGACCAGTAAGGTGTCGGAGCtggcttgtgtctgtgtggggttGGGCATGGCACCACCCGATTTCAGCTTTATAGGCAACAGACAG GGCCTGGTTGTGTGTCAGGTGAAGCTGTCCAATGGGCTGATGGTCCACGGTCCACAGTGCCAGTCCGAAAACGATGCCAAGGAGAAAGCTGCCTTCTTTGCCCTCCAAAGACTG AACTCCCTGGGATCAGGCTTCCCTCTCCCACCTCCCCTGTACCCAGGAATGGGTCCGATTCGACCTCAATCAATGGGAGCCATGGCTCCTCGGGTCTTTAACCAACAAG GTGGTTTACTGTTGCCCCCGCAGGGTTACGCTCCGGCCCATATGTGGGGGATGCCTCTGCCTCCGCACCACCAGGGCCAATCATTTTATGGGGCGCCGGGAACCTTCCCTGGTGCCGCCCGGCCCCAGCCTGCAGCAACAGCACCGCCCATTGGCTCACACAACCAGTTCATCCCAttacag GTGACCAAGAAGCGGGTCTCGGCCAACAAGAAGAACCAGGACACTCGGGAGTTCTACAGTGCGGCCCATACCGTGGCCAGGAACCAATCGCACAAAGCCCAGTACCAGCCCTCTGGCCAGTCGCAAATCCAGAGTGAACCACAGAGCGGCCAGGGCAACCAGCAGCACCAACACGCCGCCAACAGCAACGCCTCTTTGTCCAGTCTAACGGAGGCTGTTTCCACGACGACAGCAGCCCCACACACACCGCCTAGGCAAAACGTCCCAGCAACAGGCCACACCCCTGGCTCCGCCTCCAAGAGAAGGCACAGGAAGCTTGCTGTCAACTTCGAGGCGGCTAAAGTCTCCGAGTGA